The following nucleotide sequence is from Tardiphaga alba.
AGCACAAAGCCAGCCATGGCCGCAGAGGCATGGAGGGGAATGGGCGCAGCGGAGTCGAGCAAAGGTGACAGGTTCATGTGCAGCCCCGCTCGGGTCGGCTCCGCCCCGTGACCGATCAGTCGCTTTCAGCCCAATAACTTCAGACTATTTGGCATCGCCGCGCCGACGCAATCTAAGAATAGCATCTTGTATTGATGCAACCAAAAAGATATTCGTATCAGATGTCCAATGCTCTGTGCATCGTCAACCGCAAACCAATGACCCGCTACTCTGGCTGGGCCATGGACGGAGTCGTGCGCTAGGACATCTGACGACACGATTTTTTCCAAGAAGCCCCGCCGGCACCGGACGGGGCTTTTTGTTGGCCTCTCCTGCCGCGCGCAACAGCAGGAGCATCCGATGCCGACACACCATCACCACTTCGTATCCGAGGCCAAGCGCGGCACGGCACGCCCTGCCGCTTACACCTCGGCAGCGACGCGGTTCATCTATGCACTGATTAGTTACTGGCGAGCATTCCAGGAGCAGCGCCAGCGCGAAAACGTCCGCATGGCGCTGCGCGACCTCAGCGACAGGGAGCTGACCGATATCGGAGTGACGCCCGCCGAGATCGAATACATCGCCGCTTACCGCGCTCACGACACGCTGAGGGACAATTCACGTAACCTCGGAATGCACTCAGGAACATGAGCAGTCGAAGGGTGGGCAAATCGGTGTGCCCACTCTTCTTGCCCCGCCGAGAGCCATAACCAATGCGCAAAAGCGCCGTTGCCTACCTGGCAGTTCTGTTGCCTTCCGAGTGCCGATCAAAACGGAATGTCGTCATCCATATCGCTGCGACCGCCGGCCGGCGCAGCCGCTACGCGGCGCTGCGGCGGGCTGGATTGGCCACCGCCAAAGCTGTCGCCCATGTCGTCGCCGCCATAGCCGCCACCGCCGCCCGAGCCACCGCCGCTGCGACCATCGAGCATGGTCAGGGTCGAGTTGAAACCCTGCAGCACGATTTCCGTCGAATACTTCTCGACGCCCTGCGGGTCAGTCCATTTACGAGTCTGGAGCGCGCCTTCGATGTAAACCTTGGCGCCCTTCTTCAGATACTGCTCGGCCACCTTGGCGAGACCTTCGCTGAAGATCACCACACGATGCCACTCGGTCTTTTCCTTGCGCTCACCGGTGCCCTTGTCGCGCCAGGTGTCCGACGTCGCGACCGTGAGATTGACCACCGGGTTGCCATTCTGCATGCGGCGAACCTCGGGATCCTTGCCGAGATTGCCGACCAAAATCACCTTGTTGACGCTACCCGCCATATCACGCTCCTACGCTCTCATCTGAATTGCTGATCGGATGCTGCCATCAAAGCCCGACACCAAGTGTACCGGGCCGCGCGCAACCGTGCTGAAATTGACCCTATACGGTCCGCGCTGACCGGACGTCCCCGCACCGCAGGTTATCCACGGTCACGTAACCTAGCACGTTCCCTTTACGTTCTCAACATCAGGCGTATGACGGTATCCCGTAGTGGAGGCCGGCATAACCAACCGGCGAACTCTTCTCCACCTCTCTGCCGGCTGGCATAGCGGCTTGATTTTACTTACGCATTTTTAACCTCGAAAGCTCGGTAGAACGCGATCAAGTGTGACTTTTGAGAGACTGCTTTTTGAGCGAACTCGCGTATATTTTGACCATCGAATTCATTCGGCGTCCGCGCCGAACATTGGCTTCA
It contains:
- a CDS encoding DUF1127 domain-containing protein, which gives rise to MPTHHHHFVSEAKRGTARPAAYTSAATRFIYALISYWRAFQEQRQRENVRMALRDLSDRELTDIGVTPAEIEYIAAYRAHDTLRDNSRNLGMHSGT
- a CDS encoding single-stranded DNA-binding protein; translated protein: MAGSVNKVILVGNLGKDPEVRRMQNGNPVVNLTVATSDTWRDKGTGERKEKTEWHRVVIFSEGLAKVAEQYLKKGAKVYIEGALQTRKWTDPQGVEKYSTEIVLQGFNSTLTMLDGRSGGGSGGGGGYGGDDMGDSFGGGQSSPPQRRVAAAPAGGRSDMDDDIPF